One region of Salvelinus sp. IW2-2015 linkage group LG6.1, ASM291031v2, whole genome shotgun sequence genomic DNA includes:
- the LOC111965321 gene encoding phosphatase and actin regulator 4B-like isoform X3: MVVIFHQCFLTLHSSLSDSITPVDEVDHLHNTTEGDGDSTPLPCKGKGKFSTLGKIFKPWKWRKKKSSEKFTETSEEGDDPHSPKQPYVKNGHTLPVGGGGGGGRGQENQTRPPSDSGMNPSDFKINPAWLPQPEDRRVRFPPDVDRHGDQGGPRGSGHQEEGRRGGGGGLSQGEGKSNMAWQGQMMGQVQKMGQEEGRRGGRLHPSDGEKRPGLQKAPSEDGRRSRPAETAWKPTLPRHASAEEGRGRRESDSHFVPDPDSLRDTLRESLPPKQSVMPPKWLMSSTPKPGSEGSPSPHTLSNHPATTYSSSSSSSSAVAKPARTVSSAGANTQSSAIVSLSPSSTPQATKQPPLPLPKPVNRGVNAAMLASTLQGGVNQNDSQLPLYWSCWKREGDYDVYLSLPVYLCRRDGRGLRSGNLTQAGTSLVPTKPSPPMPPKRTTPVTKRNPEDPSASTQSVPSPSLLSPEDHHNHSVGFQMPPPSPPLPNYIPPSPSRQHLHAHYLHHQHSYQHPIPQPLLFDPPSPTSEPPQRPAPVPLHIMIQRALSSPGQAQPHPDGSQRSAHSLLFETPPEYQGDRGRPLAVSIQPLKLAEDDYSEEDDDEDDDNDDDDDEEEEYDGELPQPELEPRSRRCMVGEPCINVIPEXPNSSEEEEEEEEEEEQDLQRENSDSDGPVLYKDENSDEDEEDEPPPSALASRVRRKDTLALKLSNRHAPEKHAREDKSSGHTERRTPGHTPGHTHQGSTGLTWQSREQWEAIRTQIGSALTRRLSQRPSAEELEQRNILQPKNQVDRQAEVREIKRRLTRKLSQRPTVAELQARKILRFHEYVEVTTANDYDRRADKPWTKLTPADKAAIRKELNDFKSSEMEVHEDSRIYTRFHRP, encoded by the exons AAGGGGACGATCCTCACAGCCCCAAACAGCCCTACGTGAAGAATGGCCACACCCTGCCCgtgggtggaggtggtggagggggcaGAGGGCAGGAGAACCAGACAAGACCCCCCTCAGACTCTGGGATGAACCCCTCAGACTTTAAGATTAACCCAGCCTGGCTGCCCCAGCCAGAGGACCGCAGGGTCCGCTTCCCCCCGGACGTAGACCGCCATGGGGACCAGGGTGGCCCCAGAGGCTCCGGACATCAGGAGGAGGGCCggcgaggaggtggaggaggactgTCCCAGGGGGAGGGGAAGTCTAACATGGCCTGGCAGGGCCAGATGATGGGCCAGGTGCAGAAGATGGGACAGGAGGAGGGTAGACGTGGGGGCAGACTACACCCTTCTGACGGAGAAAAGCGGCCGGGCCTGCAGAAGGCGCCATCAGAGGACGGAAGGAGGAGTCGCCCCGCTGAGACAGCATGGAAGCCCACCCTCCCCCGGCACGCGTCCGCAGAGGAGGGAAGGGGCCGTAGAG AATCAGATAGCCATTTTGTTCCTGACCCAGATTCGCTGCGGGATACTCTCCGAGAGTCGCTGCCACCCAAACAGTCCGTTATGCCCCCCAAGTGGCTGATGAGCTCCACCCCCAAGCCCGGCAGCGAAGGGTCACCCTCACCCCACACCCTATCCAACCACCCTGCAACCAcatactcttcctcctcctcttcttcctctgcagTTGCAAAGCCTGCCCGAACTGTCTCCTCTGCAGGCGCCAACACCCAATCTTCAGCAATAGTGTCCCTTTCTCCATCCTCCACCCCCCAGGCGACCAAGCAGCCACCCCTCCCCCTGCCCAAGCCTGTCAACAGGGGCGTTAATGCTGCCATGTTGG CCTCCACTCTACAGGGGGGTGTGAACCAGAATGACTCCCAACTGCCCCTTTACTGGTCCTGCTGGAAACGCGAGGGCGACTATGACGTCTACCTGTCCCTCCCTGTCTACCTGTGTCGGCGGGACGGCAGAGGCCTGCGGTCAG GCAACCTCACCCAGGCCGGTACCAGCCTTGTGCCAACTAAGCCCTCCCCACCGATGCCCCCCAAGAGGACCACCCCTGTCACAAAGCGCAACCCGGAGGACCCCTCTGCGTCCACCCAGTcggtcccctccccctccctgcttTCTCCTGAGGACCATCATAACCACTCAGTCGGCTTCCAGATGCCTCCCCCGTCCCCGCCCTTACCCAACTAcatccccccttctccctcccgcCAGCATCTGCACGCTCACTACCTCCACCACCAGCACTCKTACCAACATCCCATCCCCCAGCCCTTGCTCTTTGACCCCCCCAGCCCCACCAGTGAGCCCCCCCAGCGTCCGGCCCCCGTCCCCCTGCACATCATGATCCAGAGGGCCCTGTCCAGCCCCGGCCAGGCCCAGCCACATCCCGACGGCTCCCAGCGTTCAGCCCACTCCCTGCTCTTTGAGACGCCGCCCGAGTACCAGGGGGACCGCGGCCGGCCCCTAGCCGTCAGCATCCAGCCTCTGAAACT ggCTGAGGATGACTACtctgaggaggatgatgatgaagatgatgataatgatgatgatgatgatgaagaggaggagtacgATGGGGAGCTTCCCCAGCCAGAGCtggagccacggagcaggaggtgCATGGTGGGAGAGCCCTGCATCAACGTCATCCCCGAGGMGCCCAAcagcagtgaggaggaggaggaggaggaggaggaagaagagcaggACCTGCAAAGGGAAAACAGCGACTCGGACGGGCCAGTGCTCTATAAAGATGAAAATTCAGacgaggatgaggaagatgagcCTCCACCCA GTGCTTTGGCCAGCAGGGTCAGAAGGAAAGACACGTTAGCTTTGAAACTGAGTAACCGACACGCCCCAGAGAAACATGCTCGAGAGGACAAGTCCAGCGGTCACACCGAACGACGCACTCCGGGACAcacaccaggtcacacacaccaaGGGTCAACAGGGCTGACATGGCAGAGCAGGGAGCAATGGGAGGCCATACGCACACAAATAGGCTCTGCACTCACAAG GCGTCTCAGCCAGAGACCCAGTGCAGAGGAGCTGGAGCAGAGAAACATCCTTCAAC CCAAGAACCAGGTAGACAGGCAGGCGGAGGTCCGAGAGATCAAACGTAGACTCACCAGGAAG CTGAGTCAGAGGCCCACGGTTGCTGAGCTACAGGCCAGAAAGATCCTGCGCTTCCACGAGTATGTGGAGGTCACCACAGCCAATGATTACGATCGGCGAGCGGACAAGCCCTGGACCAAGCTAACACCCGCCGACAAG GCTGCCATTCGGAAGGAGCTCAATGACTTTAAGAGCTCTGAAATGGAGGTTCATGAAGACAGTAGGATCTATACAAG GTTCCACCGGCCTTAG